In Halictus rubicundus isolate RS-2024b chromosome 5, iyHalRubi1_principal, whole genome shotgun sequence, one genomic interval encodes:
- the LOC143354575 gene encoding zinc finger X-chromosomal protein-like, whose product MAYHCPRCNAGYTYKKTLKTHMKYDCGKEPRFKCPYCNKRDKCSSNIYKHIRMRHDGMPVIVHRN is encoded by the coding sequence ATGGCTTACCACTGTCCTAGATGTAACGCGGGCTACACCTACAAGAAGACCCTGAAGACTCACATGAAGTACGACTGCGGCAAGGAGCCGAGATTCAAGTGTCCTTATTGTAACAAGAGGGACAAGTGCTCGTCGAACATTTACAAACATATACGGATGCGACACGACGGGATGCCCGTGATCGTGCACAGGAATTAG